In one Candidatus Delongbacteria bacterium genomic region, the following are encoded:
- a CDS encoding DUF1801 domain-containing protein, with translation MTAATAPISPVDVYLATFPPEIQARLAALRAVIRAAAPEAVEGMAYGIPTYKGRKNLVHFAGYAGHVGFYPGAVGIAAFREELAGYKSAKGSMQFPHNQPLPLELVRRITEFRVRQDREQA, from the coding sequence ATGACCGCCGCCACCGCCCCGATATCCCCCGTGGATGTCTATCTCGCGACCTTCCCACCCGAGATCCAGGCCCGGCTGGCGGCCCTGCGCGCGGTCATCCGGGCGGCCGCGCCCGAGGCGGTGGAGGGGATGGCCTACGGCATCCCGACCTACAAGGGGCGGAAGAACCTCGTGCACTTCGCCGGCTACGCCGGGCACGTGGGCTTCTATCCGGGGGCCGTGGGCATCGCCGCCTTCCGGGAGGAGCTGGCCGGCTACAAGTCCGCCAAGGGCAGCATGCAGTTCCCGCACAACCAGCCGCTGCCGCTGGAGCTGGTGCGCCGGATCACGGAGTTCCGAGTGCGTCAGGACCGCGAGCAGGCCTAA